In Nitrospira sp., a single genomic region encodes these proteins:
- a CDS encoding DUF5132 domain-containing protein produces the protein MTDFLSGIGSALRPLAKELIKGGMYLFDSVSEAASEAGEQFKDLVAEAKADLAKQNGEPQPKEPDVEDDESAP, from the coding sequence ATGACGGATTTTCTTTCAGGCATAGGATCGGCATTGCGTCCCTTGGCCAAGGAACTGATCAAGGGAGGGATGTATCTGTTCGATTCGGTCTCCGAAGCGGCCTCCGAAGCAGGAGAGCAGTTCAAAGATCTTGTCGCTGAAGCCAAGGCCGATCTGGCCAAACAGAACGGTGAGCCCCAACCAAAAGAGCCTGACGTCGAGGACGACGAATCAGCACCGTGA
- the cax gene encoding calcium/proton exchanger: protein MGLNLLLVFIPVALALDWYEANPIAVFCASALAIVPLAGLMGQATEQLSIYVGATIGGLMSASLGNAPELIISGFALKEGLSDVVKASITGSILGNLLFSLGLSMIVGGWGRVRQKFNKTVAGVNGGLLFVAAIGLLIPALFHFATGKEREVSTEISLVLFLAYIASLVFTLKTHRQLIETEPGAFGPTTTQVEEEEGRWGKGKTIAVLAGVTVLIAIMSEILVGAIEPASAAIGFTPIFAGVIFLALIGNAAEAMNAVRFARNDQMDLAFGIAVGASTQVALFVAPALVFFGYVVGQPMNLHFTYFEIIAIALTVAVVSRLTADGECHWMEGVMLVSIYLMFGIGFFFLPA, encoded by the coding sequence ATGGGTCTGAATCTGTTGCTGGTGTTCATCCCGGTCGCGCTGGCGTTGGACTGGTACGAGGCCAACCCCATTGCCGTCTTTTGTGCCTCCGCGCTCGCCATCGTCCCGCTGGCCGGATTGATGGGGCAGGCGACGGAGCAGCTGTCGATTTATGTCGGAGCCACCATCGGCGGATTGATGAGCGCCTCCCTCGGGAACGCGCCGGAACTCATTATCTCCGGCTTCGCCCTGAAGGAGGGACTGAGTGATGTCGTGAAGGCGTCCATCACCGGATCAATTCTCGGAAATTTGTTGTTCTCACTTGGCCTGTCGATGATCGTCGGAGGGTGGGGGCGTGTCCGCCAAAAGTTCAATAAGACGGTTGCAGGCGTGAACGGAGGACTGCTGTTCGTGGCAGCAATCGGCCTGCTCATCCCGGCACTCTTTCATTTTGCCACCGGGAAGGAGCGTGAAGTGAGCACGGAAATCTCGCTCGTCCTCTTTCTCGCCTACATCGCGAGTTTGGTGTTCACGCTCAAAACCCATCGGCAGCTCATCGAAACCGAGCCGGGTGCGTTCGGACCGACCACAACACAAGTCGAAGAGGAGGAAGGCCGTTGGGGCAAGGGCAAGACCATCGCCGTTCTCGCGGGAGTCACGGTGCTGATTGCCATCATGAGTGAAATACTGGTCGGGGCGATCGAACCAGCCTCCGCCGCAATTGGATTCACTCCGATCTTTGCAGGCGTGATTTTCCTGGCCCTCATCGGCAATGCCGCAGAAGCGATGAATGCCGTGCGATTTGCCAGGAACGACCAGATGGATTTGGCGTTTGGAATTGCGGTCGGCGCAAGCACGCAGGTGGCGTTGTTCGTCGCGCCGGCTCTCGTGTTCTTCGGCTACGTGGTCGGACAACCCATGAACCTCCATTTCACGTACTTTGAAATTATCGCGATCGCCCTCACCGTCGCCGTCGTCAGTCGCCTCACAGCCGACGGCGAGTGCCATTGGATGGAGGGCGTCATGTTGGTGTCCATTTACCTGATGTTCGGCATCGGATTTTTCTTTTTACCGGCCTGA
- a CDS encoding ParA family protein codes for MRRVIAVINQKGGSGKTTTAVNLAAALGKQDRRVLVLDLDPQASASNWLGIKDGGRGLLDVLTDGLAIERLVQPTTAEGVDVIPSSPALVGAEKALAAEIGAETALRRSLATLEGPWHYILIDCPPTLGILATNALVAAEEVLVPVECHVMGLGGLARLMQAVDIIKVRLNSTIRFAGIVACRVDARTRHAQDVVEQLRIRFGPLVYETTIRENVRLAECPSFGQPITAYDPFCSGSADYQKLASDVRSQENRFIASTTSLA; via the coding sequence ATGAGACGAGTCATTGCCGTAATCAATCAAAAGGGCGGGAGCGGCAAAACCACGACAGCCGTGAATCTGGCCGCGGCCCTAGGAAAGCAGGATCGCCGAGTGCTCGTTCTGGACCTCGATCCGCAAGCCTCCGCTTCCAACTGGCTCGGCATCAAGGACGGGGGGCGAGGATTGCTCGATGTCTTGACCGACGGACTTGCCATCGAGAGGCTGGTTCAACCAACGACTGCAGAGGGGGTTGACGTGATCCCCTCCTCGCCGGCATTGGTCGGAGCCGAAAAAGCCCTAGCCGCAGAAATCGGAGCGGAAACGGCATTGCGGCGGAGTCTTGCAACGCTGGAAGGGCCGTGGCACTACATCCTGATCGATTGTCCTCCCACGCTGGGCATTCTGGCGACCAATGCATTAGTGGCAGCCGAGGAAGTACTGGTGCCCGTGGAGTGCCATGTCATGGGGCTTGGTGGACTTGCTCGGCTGATGCAAGCCGTCGACATAATCAAGGTAAGGCTGAACTCCACCATCCGATTTGCAGGCATCGTCGCCTGCCGAGTCGATGCGCGCACCCGTCATGCGCAGGACGTGGTCGAGCAACTGCGCATCCGTTTCGGCCCCCTCGTGTATGAAACGACGATCCGGGAGAATGTTCGTCTTGCGGAATGTCCCTCATTCGGCCAACCCATTACCGCCTATGACCCCTTCTGTTCCGGCTCGGCCGACTATCAGAAGTTGGCCAGCGATGTCAGGAGCCAGGAGAATCGATTCATTGCATCAACAACCAGTCTTGCATGA